A genomic region of Raphanus sativus cultivar WK10039 chromosome 6, ASM80110v3, whole genome shotgun sequence contains the following coding sequences:
- the LOC108808528 gene encoding probable LRR receptor-like serine/threonine-protein kinase At3g47570, whose product MRLFLLLSFSILMLLEGYTTETDEQSLLKFKSQVSEGKRAILSSWNNSFPLCKWTCVTCGHKHKRVTGLNLGGLQLGGVISPSIGNLSFLISLNLTNNYFGGTIPQELGNLFRLKHLFMSFNFLKGEIPTSLFNCSRLVELHLHSNSLSQVVPWELGTLRKLVLLDLGRNKLKGKFPASLENLTSLEELSFVANIMEGEIPNDIARLAKMVDLQLATNNFSGVFPQAIYNMSLLENLNIIDNGFSGSLRSDIGNLLPNLRGLFIGNNSFSGVIPTTLANISNLQNLGMEINSLTGSIPPSFGKLRDLQLLSLHTNSFGSDHSLQDLEFLGALSNCTQLSALLVAYNRLAGDLSTSIANLSTNINILELQSNFISGSIPHDNGNLINLKILSLGNNLLTGDLPTSLGKLSGLEQFSVGSNKMSGEIPSSLGNITRLESLWLFNNSFEGIIPPSIGKCSHLLYLYLQDNKLNATIPREIMQIAPLVLLNMSNNLLTGSLPETVGRLEHLGTLSVAHNRLSGKLPETLGECLLMVQLDLHGNSFDGTIPDLSGLVGVKEVDFSNNNLTGSIPGYFANFSSLERLNLSINNFEGKLPTEGKFKNASIVSVFGNINLCGGVLELKLKPCKHSSFSKKVLIGVSIGVSLLLLLFIASVSLCWFRNRKKNKTNEATPSTLGTFHEQISYGDLRNATNGFSSGNLVGSGCFGTVFKALLPPENKVVAVKVLNLQQRGAMKSFLAECESLRNVRHRNLVKLLTACSSIDFLGNQFRALIYEFMPNGSLDMWLHPDEVEEIARPSRTLTLLERLNIAVDVASVFDYLHVHCHEAIAHCDLKPSNVLLDEDLIAHVSDFGLARILLKFDQEYFLNQLSSAGVRGTIGYAAPEYGMGGEVSTHGDMYSFGIILLEMFSGKRPTNELFGGNFTLHSYIESALPERVLEVADEKILHNGLRIGFPVAECLKLVLEVGLRCCVESPVNRLAMSEAVKELTTIRERFFRSRRRATH is encoded by the exons atgaggctctttcttttactttctttcaGTATTCTTATGTTACTTGAAGGATACA CAACAGAAACTGATGAGCAATCGTTGCTCAAGTTCAAGTCTCAAGTATCTGAAGGCAAAAGGGCTATCCTGTCCTCATGGAACAACTCATTCCCTCTCTGCAAATGGACATGTGTTACATGTGGCCACAAACACAAAAGGGTTACTGGCCTGAACCTGGGAGGATTGCAATTAGGTGGGGTAATATCCCCATCTATCGGTAATCTTTCGTTTCTCATATCACTTAATCTCACTAATAACTATTTTGGTGGTACCATCCCTCAAGAGTTGGGAAACTTGTTTAGGCTTAAACACCTGTTTATGTCATTTAATTTTCTCAAAGGAGAGATTCCAACTAGTCTGTTTAACTGCTCTAGATTGGTGGAACTTCATTTACACTCAAACTCTCTTTCACAAGTTGTTCCATGGGAACTAGGGACTCTGAGGAAACTTGTTTTGTTAGATCTTGGTCGAAACAAACTTAAAGGAAAGTTTCCTGCATCTCTAGAAAACTTGACTTCCCTCGAAGAACTTAGCTTTGTAGCAAACATTATGGAAGGAGAAATTCCTAATGATATAGCTAGGTTGGCTAAAATGGTTGATCTTCAGTTAGCAACAAACAACTTCTCAGGTGTTTTTCCCCAAGCAATTTACAATATGTCATTGCTTGAGAATTTAAACATCATTGATAATGGTTTCTCTGGGAGCTTAAGGTCTGATATTGGTAACTTATTACCAAACCTTCGAGGGTTATTTATCGGAAATAATTCTTTCTCTGGCGTAATTCCAACAACACTTGCCAACATctcaaatcttcaaaatttgGGAATGGAGATTAATAGTCTGACAGGAAGTATTCCTCCAAGCTTTGGAAAATTACGAGATTTGCAACTCCTGTCTCTTCATACTAATTCCTTTGGAAGTGATCACTCTCTCCAAGATCTTGAGTTTTTGGGAGCTTTAAGTAACTGCACCCAACTGAGTGCATTACTTGTAGCTTACAATAGGCTTGCGGGTGACTTGTCTACCTCTATAGCTAACTTATCTACAAACATCAACATATTAGAACTTCAGTCGAATTTCATCTCTGGAAGCATTCCTCACGACAATGGAAATCTCATAAACCTAAAAATACTTTCCTTGGGAAACAATCTATTGACAGGAGACCTCCCAACCTCTCTTGGAAAGCTTTCGGGATTAGAACAATTCAGTGTCGGGTCAAATAAAATGTCAGGAGAGATACCATCTTCACTAGGCAACATCACGCGATTAGAAAGTCTCTGGTTGTTTAACAATAGCTTTGAAGGAATCATTCCTCCTAGCATTGGTAAATGTAGTCATCTGCTGTATTTATATCTCCAAGATAATAAGCTGAATGCGACCATACCTCGGGAGATCATGCAAATTGCACCGCTTGTTTTACTAAACATGTCAAATAATTTGTTGACCGGTTCTTTGCCAGAAACTGTTGGGAGACTTGAACATCTTGGCACACTTTCTGTTGCGCACAATAGACTATCAGGGAAACTCCCAGAGACTTTAGGAGAGTGTCTCTTGATGGTACAACTTGATCTACATGGAAACTCTTTTGATGGAACCATTCCAGACCTAAGTGGGTTGGTGGGCGTTAAAGAGGTTGATTTCTCAAACAATAACCTCACCGGAAGCATACCTGGGTATTTTGCAAACTTCAGCTCGTTGGAACGTCTCAATCTATCCATTAACAACTTCGAGGGGAAACTTCCAACAGAAGGAAAGTTTAAGAATGCTAGTATAGTTTCTGTATTTGGAAACATAAACCTATGTGGAGGCGTCTTGGAGTTGAAACTAAAGCCATGCAAGCATTCCTCTTTCTCAAAGAAAGTTTTGATTGGAGTAAGCATAGGCGTATCAttgcttttgttgttgttcataGCTTCTGTTTCTCTTTGCTGGTTCAGAAACAGAAAGAAGAACAAGACCAATGAAGCAACTCCTTCCACCTTGGGCACTTTCCATGAACAAATAAGCTATGGAGATCTTCGAAATGCCACAAATGGTTTCTCTTCCGGTAATTTGGTTGGTTCAGGCTGTTTTGGTACTGTTTTTAAGGCATTGCTTCCGCCAGAGAACAAGGTTGTTGCAGTGAAAGTCTTAAACTTGCAGCAACGTGGAGCTATGAAGAGTTTTTTGGCAGAATGTGAATCTTTGAGAAACGTGAGGCATCGTAATCTTGTCAAACTGTTGACGGCTTGCTCAAGTATTGATTTCTTAGGAAATCAATTCAGAGCGTTAATCTACGAGTTCATGCCAAATGGAAGCTTGGATATGTGGTTGCATCCGGATGAAGTGGAAGAGATTGCTAGACCCTCGAGAACTTTGACATTACTTGAAAGACTTAACATTGCAGTCGACGTGGCTTCTGTCTTTGATTATCTTCATGTTCATTGCCATGAAGCTATAGCTCATTGTGATCTTAAGCCAAGCAACGTCCTTCTAGATGAAGATCTAATTGCACATGTCAGCGACTTTGGTCTGGCTCGGATTCTCCTCAAATTCGACCAAGAATACTTTCTCAATCAACTTAGTTCGGCCGGTGTCAGAGGAACCATTGGCTATGCCGCACCAG AATATGGAATGGGTGGGGAAGTATCAACACACGGTGATATGTATAGCTTTGGGATTATACTTTTGGAAATGTTCAGTGGAAAGCGACCAACAAATGAGTTGTTTGGAGGAAACTTTACCCTCCACAGCTATATTGAGTCTGCCTTGCCAGAGCGAGTATTAGAAGTTGCAGATGAAAAGATTCTTCACAACGGCCTCAGAATCGGATTCCCTGTTGCTGAGTGCTTGAAACTTGTTTTGGAGGTGGGACTTAGGTGCTGTGTAGAATCTCCAGTGAACCGGTTGGCAATGAGCGAAGCCGTGAAAGAATTAACCACAATTAGAGAGAGGTTCTTCAGATCCAGAAGAAGAGCTACGCATTGA
- the LOC108812603 gene encoding U-box domain-containing protein 39 has translation MGETGRHKWFSFHHHRSASATSRPQHNPGETPTEFLCPITGFLMSDPVVVASGQTFERISVQVCRNLGFAPKLNDGSQPDLSTVIPNLAMKSTILSWCNRKKVEHPRPPDYAYVEGVVRARMDKEPPGTGNRVVARSEILPPVAENSPSDYDSVMGAIRSRSRNSISSSTSLPLHHHHRPSSEAENLNRIQSSFSTSDYSSFPPMSEEEEEIYNKLRSANTVDHEQGLILLRKKTRTSESSRVSLCTDRILSLLRSLIVSRYNIVQTNAAASLVNLSLEKPNKLKIVRSGFVPLLIDVLKSGSTEAQEHVVGALFSLAVEEENKMVIGVLGAVEPLLHALRSSESERARQDAALALYHLSLIPNNRTRLVRAGAVPMMLAMVRSGESASRILLLLCNLAACSEGKGAMLDGNGVAILVGKLREGGAGSEEAARENCVGALLTLSAGNMRFRGLASEAGAEEVLTDIVESESGSERLKEKAGKVLQAMRGGEREFGEGAEAREWNRMLEASGLSRSQFQGGQKEGFAYSSQF, from the coding sequence ATGGGGGAGACCGGAAGACACAAATGGTTCTCCTTCCACCACCACCGCTCAGCCTCCGCCACGTCTAGGCCACAACACAACCCCGGCGAAACTCCGACCGAGTTCCTCTGTCCGATCACCGGCTTCCTAATGTCGGATCCCGTCGTCGTAGCATCGGGTCAGACATTCGAGCGTATCTCCGTCCAAGTCTGCCGGAACCTCGGGTTCGCCCCGAAGCTCAACGACGGGAGCCAACCCGATTTGTCGACGGTGATCCCTAACCTCGCAATGAAATCGACGATTCTCAGCTGGTGCAACAGGAAGAAAGTGGAGCATCCTCGGCCTCCTGACTACGCTTACGTCGAAGGCGTGGTCCGTGCACGGATGGATAAAGAGCCGCCCGGTACGGGTAACCGGGTCGTCGCGAGGTCGGAGATTCTTCCTCCCGTCGCTGAGAATTCTCCCTCGGATTACGACTCCGTCATGGGAGCGATTCGATCTCGGTCGAGAAACTCCATATCTTCCTCTacttctcttcctcttcaccACCATCACCGACCGTCATCGGAAGCTGAGAATCTAAACCGGATCCAAAGCTCATTCTCCACCTCAGATTACTCGTCTTTCCCTCCGATGtcggaagaagaagaggagatttACAACAAACTGAGGAGCGCGAACACAGTTGATCACGAGCAAGGTTTGATTCTTTTAAGGAAGAAGACGAGAACCAGCGAAAGCTCGAGGGTTTCGCTCTGTACGGACCGGATCCTCTCCTTGCTCCGGTCTTTAATCGTGTCTCGTTACAACATCGTTCAGACAAACGCCGCTGCTTCGCTGGTCAACCTCTCGCTAGAGAAACCGAACAAGTTGAAGATCGTGCGGTCTGGTTTCGTTCCTTTGCTGATCGATGTTCTGAAGTCGGGGTCAACGGAGGCGCAAGAGCATGTCGTCGGGGCGTTGTTCAGCTTAGCGGTGGAGGAAGAGAACAAGATGGTGATCGGAGTTCTCGGCGCGGTGGAGCCGCTGCTCCACGCGCTGAGATCGTCGGAGAGCGAGAGAGCGCGTCAGGACGCGGCTCTCGCGCTTTACCACCTGTCGTTGATCCCGAACAACCGAACCAGGCTGGTCCGAGCTGGTGCGGTGCCGATGATGCTGGCGATGGTGAGGTCCGGCGAGTCTGCGAGCAGGATCCTTTTGTTGCTGTGTAACCTCGCGGCTTGTTCGGAAGGGAAAGGAGCTATGCTTGATGGAAACGGAGTGGCGATACTTGTTGGGAAGCTTCGAGAAGGTGGAGCTGGTTCGGAGGAGGCGGCGCGTGAGAATTGCGTGGGGGCTTTGTTGACATTAAGTGCCGGGAATATGAGGTTTAGGGGACTGGCGAGTGAGGCTGGAGCGGAGGAGGTTCTGACGGATATTGTGGAGAGTGAGAGTGGAAGCGAGCGGTTGAAGGAGAAGGCGGGGAAGGTTCTGCAGGCAATGAGAGGCGGAGAGAGGGAGTTTGGAGAAGGTGCGGAGGCGCGTGAGTGGAACCGGATGTTGGAAGCGAGTGGGCTAAGTCGTTCTCAGTTTCAAGGAGGACAAAAAGAAGGTTTCGCTTATTCTTCTCAATTTTAA
- the LOC108812605 gene encoding vacuolar protein sorting-associated protein 29 translates to MVLVLALGDLHVPHRAADLPPKFKSMLVPGKIQHIICTGNLCIKEIHDYLKTICPDLHIVRGEFDEDARYPETKTLTIGQFKLGLCHGHQVIPWGDLESLAMLQRQLDVDILVTGHTHQFTAYKHEGGVVINPGSATGAYSSINQDVNPSFVLMDIDGLRVVVYVYELIDGEVKVDKIDFKKTSTSNSAP, encoded by the exons ATGGTACTGGTTCTGGCATTAGGGGATCTACATGTACCCCATAGAGCGGCTGATCTGCCTCCAAAGTTCAAATCGATGCTTGTTCCTGGCAAGATTCAACACATCATCTGCACTGGCAATCTCTGCATCAAA gAAATCCATGACTACTTGAAGACTATATGCCCTGATCTGCATATAGTTCGTGGGGAGTTTGATGAAGATGCACGATACCCTGAGACCAAAACCTTGACTATCGGCCAGTTCAAGCTTGGTCTCTGCCACGGCCACCag GTGATCCCATGGGGTGATCTAGAATCACTTGCCATGCTTCAGAGACAACTCGACGTGGACATACTTGTAACAGGCCACACCCACCAGTTCACTGCCTACAAACACGAGGGAGGAGTCGTGATTAACCCAGGCTCTGCTACTGGAGCTTACAGTAGCATCAACCAAGATGTTAACCCCAGCTTTGTTCTTATGGATATCGATGGTCTTCGAGTTGTGGTCTATGTCTATGAGCTCATCGACGGAGAGGTTAAAGTCGACAAGATCGATTTCAAGAAGACCTCCACTTCCAACTCTGCTCCTTAG
- the LOC108805905 gene encoding uncharacterized protein LOC108805905: MVNKQLSLHVVGLTVLVVFLSCFVNYIDSKQIKTYKLTRGKLSVTFTNYGAVMTSLLLPDRHGKQDDVVLGFDTVDAYKNDTTYFGAIVGRVANRIGGAKFELNGQLYKTDPNEGHNTLHGGSKGFSDVIWSVENHVPTSHITFKYHSFDGEEGFPGNVTVMVTYMLIGENELALKMEAKPLNKPTPINLALHTYWNLHGHNSGDILSHKIQLLAKKITPVDEELIPTGEITSIAGTPYDFLEPREIGGRIHELPGGYDINYVVDGKAGKHLRKTAVVTEEVTGRKMELWSNQPGVQFYTSNLLKSVVGKGNAVYKKYAGLCLETQGFPDSVNHKNFPSQIVNPGESYLHVMLFRFTAH; the protein is encoded by the exons ATGGTGAACAAGCAATTGTCTTTGCACGTTGTGGGTCTGACTGTTTTGGTGGTCTTCTTGTCATGTTTTGTAAATTACATTGACTCTAAACAGATCAAAACCTATAAGCTCACCAGAGGAAAGTTGTCTGTTACATTCACTAACTATGGTGCTGTCATGACCTCTCTTCTTCTCCCAGACAGACATG GAAAGCAAGACGATGTTGTTCTTGGATTTGATACTGTTGATGCTTACAAG AATGATACAACTTATTTTGGGGCAATTGTGGGGAGAGTGGCTAATAGAATTGGAGGTGCTAAGTTCGAGCTGAATGGTCAATTGTACAAGACCGATCCTAACGAAGGCCATAACACTCTTCATG GTGGTTCAAAGGGATTCAGCGATGTGATTTGGTCAGTCGAAAACCACGTTCCCACTAGCCACATCACTTTCAAATACCATAGCTTCGACGGTGAAGAAG GATTCCCCGGGAACGTGACGGTGATGGTGACGTACATGTTGATCGGAGAAAACGAACTCGCTTTGAAAATGGAGGCAAAGCCACTCAACAAACCCACACCGATCAACTTAGCCCTCCACACATACTGGAACCTCCACGGCCACAACTCCGGCGACATCCTCTCCCACAAAATCCAGCTTCTCGCCAAGAAAATAACTCCCGTCGACGAAGAACTCATCCCCACCGGCGAAATCACCTCGATCGCAGGAACTCCTTACGACTTCCTCGAGCCCCGCGAGATCGGTGGCCGGATCCACGAGTTACCCGGCGGCTACGACATCAACTACGTCGTCGACGGAAAGGCCGGGAAGCATCTGAGGAAAACCGCTGTCGTGACGGAAGAAGTCACTGGGAGGAAGATGGAGCTGTGGTCGAACCAGCCAGGTGTTCAGTTCTACACGAGTAATCTGCTGAAAAGTGTTGTCGGGAAAGGTAACGCGGTTTATAAGAAGTACGCAGGGTTGTGTCTGGAGACGCAAGGGTTTCCCGATTCCGTGAACCACAAGAATTTTCCGTCGCAGATTGTGAACCCTGGAGAGAGCTACTTGCATGTTATGCTCTTTAGGTTCACTGCTCATTGA